Sequence from the Saccharopolyspora pogona genome:
CGTCGCTGGAGGTCAGCGACAGCGCTTCGGGGCGGACGCCGAAGGTGACCTCCTTGAGGTCCCCGGCGGCGGCGACGGCCTCGCGCGGCAGCGGGATCGTGGCCCCGTCCAGCACCGCTCCGTCACGGGTCAGCGGCACCGTCTTCAGGTTCATCGCCGGCGACCCGATGAAGCTCGCGACGAACGCGTTGGCCGGGTTCTCGTACAGCTCGCGCGGGGTGGCGACCTGCTGCAGCAGCCCGTCCTTGAGCACCGCGACGCGGTGCCCCATGGTCATCGCCTCGACCTGGTCGTGGGTGACGTAGATGGTGGTGGTGCCCAGCCGCTTCTGCAGCGCGGCGATGTTGGCGCGGGTCTCCACGCGCAGCTTGGCGTCGAGGTTGGACAGCGGCTCGTCCATCAGGAACACGCTGGGCTCACGGACGATCGCGCGCCCCATCGCCACCCGCTGCCGCTGCCCGCCCGAGAGCGCCTTGGGCTTGCGGTCCAGGTACTTCTCGAGGTCGAGCATCTTCGCCGCCTCGGTGACCTTCTGCTTGATGACGTCCTTGGGCGTCTTGCGCAGCTTGAGCGCGAAGCCCATGTTCTCCGCGACCGTCATGTGCGGGTAGAGGGCATAGGACTGGAACACCATGGCGATGTCCCGCGACTTCGGCGGGGTGTTGGTGACATCGTTGCCACCGATGGTGATGCCGCCCTCGTCGACGTCCTCCAGGCCCGCGAGCATCCGCAGCGCCGTCGACTTACCGGACCCGGACGGGCCGACCAGCACCAGGAACTCACCGTCGGCGATGTCCAAGGCCAGCTTGTCGACGGCCCGAACCGGCGGGCTCCCCTGGTAAACGCGCGAGGCGTTGACGTACGCAACCTCTGCCATCTGTGACACCTTTCACGGATCTGGTCACGAAAAAAGTAACCGCAAAAACGCTCGAGGTCAGCCCCTCGAATGAAACCAACTCGGAGAGTGATCACTCTACGTCGCTCCGTGTTCACGTTCGAACGTGAGTGGGATATGCATCATGCTCACTTCACCGAGGGGTACTGAACCGTTACGGTTCCTCCATGGCGCGGTCAACGAATGCCCGGCGGCCTGCGACGCTCGCCTCGCTCGCTGCCGAACTTGGGGTCTCCCGGACCACGGTTTCGAATGCTTACAACCGTCCGGACCAGCTGTCCCCGGAGTTGCGCAAGCGGGTCCTGGAGACCGCTCGCCGGCTGGGTTACCCGGGACCGGACCCGGTGGCGAGGTCGTTGCGGACCAGGAAGGCAGGCGCGGTCGGCCTGCTGCTCACCGAGAACCTCTCGTACGCCTTCCGCGACCCGGGCGCCGTGGGCTTCCTCGAAGGACTCGCCCTGGCCTGCGAAGACGCCGGCCAGGGCCTGCTGCTGATCCCGGCGAGCCCGGAGCGCGAGGACGTCGCCTCGGTGCACCGCGCCGGGGTGGACGGGTTCGTCGTCTACTCGGTCCCCGAGGACGACCCGCACCTGGCCGCGGTGCTCGAACGGCCGGTGCCGGTGGTGGTCTGCGACCAGCCACGCCTGGACAACCTGGACTGGGTCGGCCCGGACGACGGGAAGGCCATCAAGACCGTCGCCGACCACCTGATCAAGCTCGGGCATCGCCGCATCGGCGTGCTCTGCATGCGCCTGGCCCGGGGCCGCAATGACGGCCCCGCGTCGGTGCAGCGGCAGACCAACGCCAGCTTCCACGTGCAAAAGGCCCGGTTGACCGCGCTGGCCGAGGTGTTCAGCGAGGCCGGGGTGGACTGGACGAAGGTGCCGGTGGTGGAGCGCTTCGACCACACCACGTCGTCCGGGGCGTCGGCGGCGGCGCAGCTGCTGGAGATCGACCCGGAGATCACCGCGATCGTCTGCACCTCCGACATACTGGCGCTTGGTGCGCTCAGCGAGGCCCGCAACCGCGGCCTGCGGGTTCCGGAGGACCTGACCATCACGGGCTTCGACGGCATCCCGGACGCGGAGCGGGCGGGCCTGACGACGGTGCGCCAGCCGTGGCTGGAGAAGGGCCGGGCAGCCGGGCGGCTGCTGCTGGAGACCAGCGAGCCGGGCCGCCCCCGCCACATCCAGCTGGAGACCCAGCTGATCACCGGAACCACCTCGGCGCCGCCCCGCTCCGCCGAAGAACGCTGGTTCGGCCCGTAAGCCCGAGGGTTCCCGCAGCTCTGGCCCCGTGAGCACGTTTCGGTGCTGTGGAGGCTGTTCGAGAACTCGTTCCGCGTGCCAGTGAAACTGGCGGCCCTACGGCAGTGGGGACGATTTCGCGCGAAATCGCCGCTCGCCACGCTGACAAGGTGACGATTTCGCGCGAAATCGCCCCCAGCCACGCGACCGTCACGCCGTTTCTCCGCCTTGAGCGCACCAACTCCCCCAAGCACACATCCCGGCGCCACCACCTCCAACGGAGCCTCTACAGCAGCATAAAACACTCACGGGCAACAACCTGCGGAAACACCGCCCCAGGCCGATGGATCGGTGCCGCGGGGCGACGAGCTGCAACTTCTGCCGGCAACGGCTGGAGAGGTCAGCAGGTCGGTAGTTCTTGGAGGTCAGCGGGTCAGTAGTTCACCCATTCGCCCTGGGCGTACTGGAGGATCGTCGGGTGCATCAGCGTCGACGGCTCCATGCCGGGGATTCGGGTGCGGTCCGGCGGGAACGTCGCCGACGCTTGCAGGGTTGCCTCGTCCAACGAGCGCAGCGGCGGGACATCCGCGGGCAGCCGGAGTGGCGGCGCGCCTGGTGAGGCGAGCGGGTTTCCTTCCGCCTGGCGGGTTTTCGCAATTTCCATTGAAATCGACGGGCCGATTTCCATTGAAGTTGCGGCGCCGGTCGCGACGGGCGTCGGGTCGGGCTTCGCGCTGGCAAGGTGGAAGCCCCACTCCCCGAAGCTGGGGACCGTGATCTCGTACGGCACCGTGCTCAGGCCCGCCGCTCGCATCGTCGACTCGATGCACCAGAACGCCTTCGGCGCGAAGAACGGCGAACCCGACTGCACCACCATCTGCGCATCGTCCGACATCGCCTGCCGGGCCAGCCCGTAGAACTCCGTCGAGTACAGCTTCGCCGTCGCCGTCGAATCCGCGTCGGGCATGTCCACGAGCACCACGTCGTAGCGGTCGCGGTTGTCCCGCAGCCAGCTGAAGGCGTCCGCTGCGACCGCCCGCACCCGCGGATCGACGAAGGCGTCCTTGTTCAAAGTGGACACTCGCGGGTCGGTGCGCGCCAGCTCCAGCACCGCCGGGTCCAGTTCCACCAGCGTGACCTCGCGGACGTCCGGATACCGCAGCAGCTCCCGCAGCGCCAGGCCGTCGCCACCACCCAGCACGAGCACCCGCTCGTGGGGCCCGGCCATCGCCGGATGCACCATCGCCTCGTGGTACCGGTACTCGTCCATCGAGCTGAACTGCAGGTCCCCGTTGAGGTACAGCCGGGTGTCGCGGTTCCCGCCCAGCGAAACCGACTCGGTCAGCACGATGTCCTGGTACTGGGTGCGTTCCGAATGCACCACCGGGTCCGCGTACAGCGCCTGGCGCGCGGTGACCTCGAAGTCGTCGGCGAACGCGTAAGCCCCGAGGAGCAGGCCGCCGACCAGCGCGGATGCACCGGTCAACAGCAAGGTGGCGCGCTTGGACAGCTCCCGGCGGAAGACGGTCAGCACCAGCCCGAGCCCGGCGGCGGCGTTGACCATGCCGACCAGCAGCGCGCCCTGTACCTGCCCGAACAGCGGCAGCAGCAGGAAGGGGAACGCCAACCCGCCGACGAGTCCGCCGACGTAGTCGGCCGCGAACAGGTCGGCGACCGCGGAACCCGCGTCCTGCCGCCGAATCCGCTGCAACAGCACCATCAGCAGCGGGATCTCCGCACCGATCAGCACACCGAGCACCAGCGCCATCGCGATCAGCGCCGGCGTGTAGAGGCTCAGCCACGCGAACGCGGCGTACAGCCCGAGCACGCTGAGCCCGCCGAGCAGCGCGAGCAGCAGCTCGATGCCGGCGAACGCCGGAGCCGCCCAGCGCTGCAGGGGTTTCGCGGCGAGCGCGCCGACGCCCATCGCGAACACCATCAGCGACAGCACGATCGAGGCCTGCCCGACGGTGTCGCCGATCAGGTAGCTGCCGAGCGCGACCAGCGCCAGCTCGTAGACCAGGCCACAAGCGGCGCAGATGAAAACCGCCAGCAGCACCGCGGTCCGGGCGATCCGACCGCGCGGCTTGCTGGTCTCGGCCGGTTCGGCAGCGGGCTCGGCGCTCACCGACACGCGCTGCTCACCAGATCGAGGCGGCGATGATCACGGCGATCACGACGTGCGTGGTCGACGACACCCACGTCGCCGGGTGCATGTCCGGGGAGGCTAGTTCGTCGCCCAGCTTGCCGGGGGTGACCGCGTCGATCAGCAGGAACGACAGGCTCATCAGGACTAGCCCGAGGATGCCGTAGGCGAGGGTGCCGATCAGCCCGGCGATCAGGTCGTTGGCGCTGCCCATGATCGCGGTGGTCAGGATGATGCCGACCCCCAGCAGGCCGGAGACCAGCAGCAAAGCCGCATTCGGGTTGCGGCTGACCCAGATCAGGTCGCGGAGCTTGCCCGGCGTGGCCAGGTCGACGAGCACGTAACCGAGTGCCATCATCGCCACGCCGATCACCCCGTAGGCGACCGCGGCGAGCAGGCCGGTGAGCAGGTTCTGGAGCAAGGTGAGGCCCTTCTGGTGTCGTGGTCGGTGCGATCTAGCGTCGGAGGCCCGCCGGCGGCGGCCCCTGCGGTGGAGGTGGCGGCCAGCCCGGCTGCGGCCCCGGTCGGGGCCGGCCCGGCTGAGCCGGTGGCCCTTGCAAGGCGGGTGGTCCCTGCGGCGGTCGCGGCGGCTGCTGCGGTCCGACCGGCGGCGATCCCGGCCCGACCGGCGGCCCTTGCGGAGGCTGCGGCCCCGGTCGGGGCGGGCCCGGCTGAGCCGGTGGCCCTTGCAGGGCGGGTGGTCCCTGCGGAGGCCGCGGTCCGGTCGGCGGCGGAAACTGCGCCCCCTGTTGCTGCGTCGGCCTGGGCTGCGGCGCGGCCGGAGCGTTCGGGGCATCCGGAGTGTCCGATGTGGACTTCTGCTTGGCGCGGGCCCGGAAGCCCAGGAGCAGGGCGAGAACCACGACGACGCCCAGGCCGCCGAGCCACGCCCAGGCCAGCCAGTTCGAGCCAGAGCCGTCGCCGCGCGGCAACGGCGGAGCCGAGGCGTTGCCCGACGCGTCGTCCGCTACCGGCGGGGCCTTCAGCGCGCCGGTTTCCACCAGCAGCAACGGCAATCCGAGCGCGGCCTGCCCGGCCACGGTGACCGGCTCCTCCCCCAGCGAGTCGGCGGTGACGCCGAGGTTGACGAAGTCGTCGACGCCCGGCAGCGAGGCGAGGTCGTCCGATGCCGCCACCTTGACGTCGGCCGCGTCCGGATCGTCTTCGGTGGATCCGGCGGCGACGAAAACCCGGACCTCGGCCCAGCGCGGACAGGTCTCGGCCGGGATGTTCGGTCCCCGGCTGGAGCCCTGGTCGAACTGCTTCGTCGACGCGTCCACGAGCTTCCAGCCGAAGCACACCCCGTGCGCCGCCTCGGCCGCGGCGAGCCCCTGCGCCAGCTGCTGTGCCTCGGCCGGTGTGAACCGCTGGATCGGCGGCCCCGAGTACCGCTGGCCCTCGGAGTAGTGGGTGGACTCCTCCGAGGTGAAGGTGGTCTGCGCGGGGTCGCCGCCGAGCACGCCGATGAGCGACCCGACGACGCCGACGGCCACGAAGAAGCCCACCACGGCCAGCACGAGTCCCCGGCGGCGGGCGGGTTTCTTGATGGTGGTGCTCATTTGCCCGCCCCCGGACCTCTGCCGCGGAAGCTCTCGCCGTGCGGGCTGCTCCAGCCCCAGACCCCGCCGA
This genomic interval carries:
- a CDS encoding ABC transporter ATP-binding protein — protein: MAEVAYVNASRVYQGSPPVRAVDKLALDIADGEFLVLVGPSGSGKSTALRMLAGLEDVDEGGITIGGNDVTNTPPKSRDIAMVFQSYALYPHMTVAENMGFALKLRKTPKDVIKQKVTEAAKMLDLEKYLDRKPKALSGGQRQRVAMGRAIVREPSVFLMDEPLSNLDAKLRVETRANIAALQKRLGTTTIYVTHDQVEAMTMGHRVAVLKDGLLQQVATPRELYENPANAFVASFIGSPAMNLKTVPLTRDGAVLDGATIPLPREAVAAAGDLKEVTFGVRPEALSLTSSDDAGMSMTVELVEELGADALIHGAIDVNGSQERFVVRADGRTPPALGQKVTVALRDHSEIHLFHPETGVRLVA
- a CDS encoding LacI family DNA-binding transcriptional regulator, with translation MARSTNARRPATLASLAAELGVSRTTVSNAYNRPDQLSPELRKRVLETARRLGYPGPDPVARSLRTRKAGAVGLLLTENLSYAFRDPGAVGFLEGLALACEDAGQGLLLIPASPEREDVASVHRAGVDGFVVYSVPEDDPHLAAVLERPVPVVVCDQPRLDNLDWVGPDDGKAIKTVADHLIKLGHRRIGVLCMRLARGRNDGPASVQRQTNASFHVQKARLTALAEVFSEAGVDWTKVPVVERFDHTTSSGASAAAQLLEIDPEITAIVCTSDILALGALSEARNRGLRVPEDLTITGFDGIPDAERAGLTTVRQPWLEKGRAAGRLLLETSEPGRPRHIQLETQLITGTTSAPPRSAEERWFGP
- a CDS encoding polyamine aminopropyltransferase, which translates into the protein MSAEPAAEPAETSKPRGRIARTAVLLAVFICAACGLVYELALVALGSYLIGDTVGQASIVLSLMVFAMGVGALAAKPLQRWAAPAFAGIELLLALLGGLSVLGLYAAFAWLSLYTPALIAMALVLGVLIGAEIPLLMVLLQRIRRQDAGSAVADLFAADYVGGLVGGLAFPFLLLPLFGQVQGALLVGMVNAAAGLGLVLTVFRRELSKRATLLLTGASALVGGLLLGAYAFADDFEVTARQALYADPVVHSERTQYQDIVLTESVSLGGNRDTRLYLNGDLQFSSMDEYRYHEAMVHPAMAGPHERVLVLGGGDGLALRELLRYPDVREVTLVELDPAVLELARTDPRVSTLNKDAFVDPRVRAVAADAFSWLRDNRDRYDVVLVDMPDADSTATAKLYSTEFYGLARQAMSDDAQMVVQSGSPFFAPKAFWCIESTMRAAGLSTVPYEITVPSFGEWGFHLASAKPDPTPVATGAATSMEIGPSISMEIAKTRQAEGNPLASPGAPPLRLPADVPPLRSLDEATLQASATFPPDRTRIPGMEPSTLMHPTILQYAQGEWVNY
- a CDS encoding DUF350 domain-containing protein; its protein translation is MLQNLLTGLLAAVAYGVIGVAMMALGYVLVDLATPGKLRDLIWVSRNPNAALLLVSGLLGVGIILTTAIMGSANDLIAGLIGTLAYGILGLVLMSLSFLLIDAVTPGKLGDELASPDMHPATWVSSTTHVVIAVIIAASIW